A section of the Cryobacterium soli genome encodes:
- a CDS encoding WhiB family transcriptional regulator, with translation MDWRDKAACLTADPELFFPVGNTGPAVDQIEKAKSVCARCNVTEVCLQYALETGQDSGVWGGLSEDERRALKRRAARARRAS, from the coding sequence ATGGACTGGCGCGATAAAGCTGCCTGCCTCACCGCCGACCCGGAACTCTTCTTCCCGGTTGGCAACACTGGTCCCGCAGTCGACCAGATCGAGAAGGCCAAGTCCGTGTGCGCCCGTTGCAACGTCACGGAGGTGTGCCTCCAGTACGCTCTCGAGACCGGTCAGGACTCCGGCGTCTGGGGTGGACTGAGCGAAGACGAGCGCCGCGCCCTCAAGCGTCGCGCCGCCCGCGCCCGCCGCGCGTCCTGA